A genomic segment from Ptychodera flava strain L36383 chromosome 8, AS_Pfla_20210202, whole genome shotgun sequence encodes:
- the LOC139138518 gene encoding methylcrotonoyl-CoA carboxylase beta chain, mitochondrial-like, translating into MHALRSLNFLRSRVAAGFNCKVVLAQHPLVVDRQVQTRSERSKHTTEHVRGRRGRILDGTIDLTSEVYAKRLEYSKQLEAKYEQLMAVIRRGGGDKARERHTQKNKKVLPRERLKMLVDNDGEDFIEFSPFAGLGLQYGDVPAAGVITGVGWINGVPCMITANDATIKGGTLYPIGVKKQLRAQEIATLNRLPCVYIVDSGGAFLPLQADIFPGEDHGGRTFYNEAVMSSMKIPQVAIVCGSCTAGGAYVPTMADEAVIVKGIGTIFLGGPPLVYAAIGEVVSAEKLGGADLHCRVSGCTDHYAENEEEAFTIGRDIVNTLNVPSIYDTPSPQYEDPLFPAENLAAFATTGPNQDIDMHKVLAHIIDGSYFHEFKSLYGPTLITGFAHICGHLVGIVANQGSVSHNAALKGAHFVEICCQRDIPIIFLQNTTSSDSPEPADQQRGSEGNALRAKAKLMATIACAEVPKITVVVGGSYHTENLLMCGRSFDPKLLWIWPNATLGVQDDPRDAFYSTARLWDDGIILPQNTRQVLRKSLSVVKHFSESTTTKYGVLRM; encoded by the exons ATGCATGCTTTGCGGTCCCTGAATTTTCTTCGAAGTCGGGTTGCCGCGGGATTCAATTGCAAAGTTGTGCTTGCTCAGCACCCTCTTGTCGTTGATCGGCAAGTGCAAACCAGAAGTGAACGATCGAAACACACTACCGAACATGTTCGTGGCCGTAGAGGCAGGATTTTGGACGGGACGATCGATCTGACTTCCGAAGTGTACGCCAAACGCCTTGAATACAGCAAGCAACTTGAAGCCAAATATGAACAGTTGATGGCCGTCATCAGGAGAGGGGGAGGGGACAAAGCACGAGAGAGGCATACTCAGAAGAACAAGAAGGTTCTTCCAAGGGAACGACTGAAAATGCTGGTAGATAATGACGGCGAAGACTTCATTGAGTTTTCGCCTTTTGCGGGGTTAGGATTGCAGTATGGGGATGTTCCTGCTGCTGGCGTGATCACAG GCGTAGGCTGGATAAATGGCGTGCCTTGCATGATAACAGCAAATGATGCAACAATCAAAGGTGGCACTCTCTATCCCATTGGAGTGAAGAAACAACTGCGTGCCCAAGAGATCGCCACGCTGAACAGACTGCCATGTGTCTATATTGTCGATAGTGGGGGTGCTTTTCTCCCATTACAG GCTGACATTTTCCCAGGTGAAGACCATGGTGGTCGTACGTTTTATAACGAGGCAGTTATGTCTTCAATGAAGATTCCTCAG GTAGCTATTGTCTGTGGGTCCTGCACTGCAGGAGGGGCGTACGTTCCTACCATGGCAGATGAAGCTGTGATTGTCAAGGGTATAGGGACTATATTCCTTGGTGGTCCACCTCTAGTCTATGCTGCAATCGGTGAAGTGGTTTCAGCTGAAAAGCTTGGGGGTGCAGATTTACATTGCCG AGTCAGTGGTTGCACTGATCATTATGCTGAGAATGAAGAAGAAGCTTTCACCATCGGTAGGGACATAGTGAACACCCTCAATGTACCATCCATCTATGACACGCCCTCACCACAGTATGAAGATCCACTCTTCCCAGCTGAGAACCTGGCAGCATTTGCAACTACAGGGCCAAATCAAGACATCGACATGCACAAA GTGTTGGCACATATCATCGATGGCAGTTACTTTCATGAATTCAAATCCCTGTACGGACCAACACTGATCACAGGGTTTGCACACATCTGTGG GCATCTTGTTGGAATCGTTGCCAACCAGGGTTCCGTATCCCACAATGCAGCGCTCAAGGGGGCTCACTTTGTGGAGATATGCTGCCAGCGAGACATTCCAATCatctttttacaaaatacaacatcaaGTGATTCCCCTGAACCAGCTGACCAGCAGAGAGGGTCTGAAGGCAACGCATTGAGAGCCAAAGCAAAATTGATGGCTACCATCGCATGTGCAGAAGTTCCAAAAATCACTGTGGTTGTTGGGGGAAGTTACCATACCGAAAACTTACTAATG TGTGGGAGATCCTTTGATCCAAAGTTGTTATGGATATGGCCCAATGCCACGCTGGGAGTTCAG GATGATCCCAGAGATGCGTTCTACTCAACAGCAAGGCTGTGGGACGATGGCATTATACTGCCTCAAAACACCAGACAG gtaTTGAGAAAATCCTTGTCCGTAGTGAAGCACTTTTCAGAATCTACAACCACCAAATATGGTGTCTTGCGAATGTAG